The following are from one region of the Streptomyces fradiae genome:
- a CDS encoding FKBP-type peptidyl-prolyl cis-trans isomerase, whose amino-acid sequence MRRLAGLLVVPLLLLTTAACGSDDKGSDSGSMKNGLPAITAGEKFGEKPTLSKGVGDPPKSLKVNVISEGDGAVTKKGDALSVNYLGQEWDETTPFDNSFDRKQPFSVTLGEGQVIQGWEKGLEGQKVGSRVEIGIPPELGYGAQGQGDIKANATLVFVVDILKAVTIPKSASGTEVAQDNKDLPKVGVNTDGKQPSLTVPKVDPPTKLVSNYVLESKGEVVKDTDTVVVNYVAALWKDGKVFDSTYTMGKPANFPLGQLTLKGLKDGIAGKKVGSRILIVAPPSEAFGDQEKQGIPKNSTLVFAVDILAKV is encoded by the coding sequence GTGCGCCGACTTGCCGGCCTGCTCGTCGTCCCGCTTCTGCTGCTCACCACAGCGGCCTGCGGCAGCGACGACAAGGGCTCCGATTCCGGTTCGATGAAGAACGGGCTTCCCGCCATCACCGCGGGGGAGAAGTTCGGCGAGAAGCCGACCCTCTCGAAGGGCGTGGGCGACCCGCCCAAGTCCCTCAAGGTCAACGTGATCAGCGAGGGCGACGGAGCGGTCACCAAGAAGGGCGACGCGCTCTCGGTGAACTACCTCGGTCAGGAGTGGGACGAGACCACCCCCTTCGACAACAGCTTCGACCGGAAGCAGCCGTTCTCGGTGACGCTCGGCGAGGGCCAGGTCATCCAGGGCTGGGAGAAGGGCCTGGAGGGCCAGAAGGTCGGCAGCCGCGTCGAGATCGGCATCCCGCCGGAGCTCGGTTACGGGGCGCAGGGCCAGGGCGACATCAAGGCGAACGCGACGCTCGTCTTCGTGGTCGACATCCTCAAGGCGGTGACCATCCCGAAGTCCGCCAGCGGCACCGAGGTGGCGCAGGACAACAAGGACCTGCCGAAGGTGGGCGTCAACACCGACGGCAAGCAGCCCTCGCTGACCGTGCCCAAGGTCGACCCGCCGACCAAGCTGGTCTCCAACTACGTGCTCGAGTCCAAGGGCGAGGTCGTCAAGGACACGGACACGGTCGTCGTGAACTACGTCGCCGCCCTGTGGAAGGACGGCAAGGTCTTCGACTCGACGTACACCATGGGCAAGCCGGCCAACTTCCCGCTCGGCCAGCTCACCCTGAAGGGCCTGAAGGACGGCATCGCCGGCAAGAAGGTCGGCAGCCGGATCCTGATCGTGGCGCCCCCGTCGGAGGCCTTCGGCGACCAGGAGAAGCAGGGCATCCCGAAGAACTCCACGCTGGTCTTCGCCGTCGACATCCTGGCGAAGGTCTGA
- a CDS encoding endonuclease VII domain-containing protein: MVNPVSQGMKRCSRCRRVQPSEAFARNRAMRDGFQAYCRECQAAHYKARQEAAGRTVRVKVPVPSGHKRCPQCGEAKPHSEWEPNRASSDGWASYCRECRAQRNRASYFKRKYGITEAERDEMIAAQGGVCVICQEGPAEHVDHDHRTGKVRGVLCFSCNAALGQLKDRPDVIRRAAAYVEGNLWNPTLVAQGVCRRPS, encoded by the coding sequence ATGGTCAATCCGGTGTCGCAAGGCATGAAGCGGTGCTCGCGGTGTCGGCGGGTCCAACCTTCCGAGGCATTCGCTCGTAATCGTGCAATGCGAGACGGATTCCAGGCGTACTGCCGAGAGTGTCAGGCCGCGCACTACAAGGCACGCCAGGAGGCGGCGGGGCGGACGGTACGGGTCAAGGTACCCGTGCCGTCCGGCCACAAGCGGTGTCCTCAGTGTGGAGAGGCCAAGCCCCACTCCGAGTGGGAACCGAACCGGGCCAGCTCGGACGGCTGGGCAAGTTACTGCCGGGAGTGCCGGGCGCAGCGCAATCGGGCCAGCTACTTCAAGCGCAAGTACGGCATCACCGAAGCCGAGCGCGACGAGATGATCGCCGCCCAGGGTGGTGTCTGCGTGATCTGTCAGGAGGGCCCGGCGGAGCATGTGGATCACGATCATCGGACGGGTAAGGTCCGAGGCGTGCTCTGCTTCAGCTGCAACGCGGCGCTGGGGCAACTCAAGGATCGGCCGGACGTCATCAGGCGTGCAGCCGCATATGTGGAAGGAAACCTGTGGAACCCAACACTCGTAGCACAGGGCGTCTGCCGGCGGCCTTCCTGA
- a CDS encoding FKBP-type peptidyl-prolyl cis-trans isomerase, with product MSIEKPEVDFPGGEPPADLEIKDIWEGDGEVAQAGDFVKVHYVGVAFSTGEEFDASWNRGNPLDFQLGIGRVIAGWDQGVQGMKVGGRRQLVIPAHLAYGDRGAGSAIAPGETLIFVCDLVGVTKR from the coding sequence GTGAGCATCGAGAAGCCCGAGGTCGACTTCCCGGGCGGCGAGCCGCCGGCCGACCTGGAGATCAAGGACATCTGGGAGGGCGACGGCGAGGTGGCCCAGGCGGGCGACTTCGTCAAGGTCCACTACGTGGGTGTGGCCTTCTCCACCGGCGAAGAGTTCGACGCCTCCTGGAACCGTGGCAACCCGCTGGACTTCCAGCTGGGTATCGGTCGGGTCATCGCGGGCTGGGACCAGGGCGTGCAGGGCATGAAGGTCGGCGGTCGCCGCCAGCTCGTCATCCCCGCGCACCTCGCCTACGGCGACCGTGGTGCCGGCAGTGCCATCGCCCCGGGCGAGACGCTGATCTTCGTCTGCGACCTCGTGGGCGTCACCAAGCGCTGA
- the tatA gene encoding Sec-independent protein translocase subunit TatA, which produces MGRLGPTEIILILVVIILLFGAKKLPDMARSLGKSARILKSEAKAMKTDDQQSAPADPPAPASQDQAAPRTIQAAPGDVTSSRPVTEPTDSTKR; this is translated from the coding sequence ATGGGTAGGCTCGGCCCCACCGAGATCATTCTGATCCTCGTCGTGATCATCCTGCTGTTCGGCGCCAAGAAGCTCCCGGACATGGCGCGTTCGCTCGGCAAGTCGGCCCGCATCCTCAAGAGCGAGGCCAAGGCGATGAAGACCGACGACCAGCAGAGCGCCCCCGCCGACCCGCCTGCCCCCGCCTCCCAGGACCAGGCCGCGCCGCGCACCATCCAGGCCGCTCCCGGCGACGTGACCAGCTCGCGTCCGGTGACCGAGCCCACCGACTCCACCAAGCGCTGA
- the pafA gene encoding Pup--protein ligase, translating into MDRRIFGLENEYGVTCTFRGQRRLSPDEVARYLFRRVVSWGRSSNVFLRNGARLYLDVGSHPEYATPECDNVVELVTHDKAGERILEGLLVDAERRLHEEGIAGDVYLFKNNTDSAGNSYGCHENYLVARHGEFSRLADILIPFLVTRQLICGAGKVLQTPRGAVYCVSQRAEHIWEGVSSATTRSRPIINTRDEPHADAERYRRLHVIVGDSNMSETTMLLKVGATDLVLRMIEAGTVMRDLTLENPIRAIREVSHDITGQRKVRLASGREASALEVQREYYEKAADFVDRRGIRSGVVAQVLELWGRTLDAIEQEQLERIETEIDWVMKYKLIERYRAKHNMTMSHPRVAQIDLAYHDIHRRRGLYYLLQKNGQAARVCNDVKIFEGKSVPPQTTRARLRGDFIRRAQEQRRDFTVDWVHLKLNDQAQRTVLCKDPFRSVDDRVEKLIAGM; encoded by the coding sequence ATGGACCGCCGCATTTTCGGGCTGGAGAACGAGTACGGCGTCACGTGCACGTTCAGGGGACAGCGCCGACTGTCTCCTGACGAAGTGGCGCGCTACCTCTTCCGCCGTGTCGTGTCATGGGGCCGCAGCAGCAATGTCTTCCTGCGGAACGGCGCCCGCCTGTACCTTGACGTGGGTTCGCATCCGGAATACGCAACTCCCGAATGCGACAACGTGGTCGAACTGGTCACCCACGACAAGGCCGGAGAGCGCATTCTCGAAGGTCTCCTCGTCGACGCGGAACGCCGCCTGCACGAGGAGGGAATCGCGGGCGACGTCTATCTGTTCAAGAACAACACCGACTCCGCCGGAAACTCCTACGGCTGCCACGAGAACTATCTGGTGGCCCGCCACGGGGAGTTCTCCCGGCTCGCGGACATCCTCATTCCGTTCCTCGTCACGCGCCAGCTCATCTGCGGTGCGGGAAAGGTGCTGCAGACCCCGCGCGGCGCTGTCTACTGCGTCTCCCAGCGCGCCGAGCACATCTGGGAGGGCGTCAGCTCCGCCACCACCCGCTCGCGTCCCATCATCAACACCCGCGACGAGCCGCACGCGGACGCCGAGCGCTACCGCCGGCTCCACGTCATCGTCGGCGACTCGAACATGTCCGAGACGACCATGCTGCTCAAGGTCGGCGCCACCGACCTCGTGCTGCGCATGATCGAGGCGGGCACCGTGATGCGCGACCTCACCCTGGAGAACCCGATCCGGGCCATCCGCGAGGTCAGCCACGACATCACCGGACAGCGCAAGGTGCGGCTCGCCAGCGGCCGCGAGGCCTCCGCCCTGGAGGTCCAGCGGGAGTACTACGAGAAGGCCGCCGACTTCGTCGACCGCCGCGGCATCCGCAGCGGCGTCGTCGCCCAGGTCCTGGAGCTCTGGGGCCGTACGCTCGACGCCATCGAGCAGGAGCAGCTCGAGCGCATCGAGACCGAGATCGACTGGGTCATGAAGTACAAGCTCATCGAGCGCTACCGGGCCAAGCACAACATGACCATGTCGCACCCGCGGGTCGCGCAGATAGACCTCGCGTACCACGACATCCACCGCCGCCGCGGCCTGTACTACCTGCTCCAGAAGAACGGCCAGGCGGCCCGGGTGTGCAACGACGTGAAGATCTTCGAGGGCAAGTCGGTGCCCCCGCAGACCACCCGCGCCCGGCTCCGTGGCGACTTCATCCGCCGCGCCCAGGAGCAGCGCCGGGACTTCACCGTCGACTGGGTCCACCTCAAGCTCAACGACCAGGCGCAGCGCACCGTGTTGTGCAAGGACCCGTTCCGTTCGGTCGACGACCGGGTGGAAAAGCTGATCGCCGGAATGTAG
- a CDS encoding YafY family protein, whose product MAIAKAERLMNLALCLLGTRRPLSKRELRSSIEAYVEAFGPGYGAGSGPGQGSGGGEDAFNRMFERDKDDLRELGLVIETVENLDGETGYLARRDSNRLPPITLDAEEAAALGLAAKVWQQARLAGAASGALQKLRAAGMPEAEDAYDAHASALEPRIPVHEAAFEPLMLACRDRRPVVFDYRKATAARPETRHVEPWTLECWRGHWYLAGWDRDRGAERVFRLSRITGKVRSRAGAFTAPVPDVVTVRETVESWAGETATRSARIRLRAGCGYPLRSRALSVTEGADGWDELEIPYGHGLDAWLVEFGPDAVVLEPADLRADVVDRLRAVAKG is encoded by the coding sequence ATGGCGATTGCCAAGGCCGAGCGGCTGATGAATCTTGCGCTGTGCCTGCTCGGAACGCGCCGCCCGCTGAGCAAGCGGGAGCTGCGGTCCTCCATCGAGGCCTATGTCGAGGCCTTCGGACCGGGGTACGGCGCGGGGTCCGGCCCCGGCCAGGGCTCCGGTGGCGGCGAGGACGCCTTCAACCGCATGTTCGAGCGCGACAAGGACGATCTGCGCGAGCTCGGCCTGGTCATCGAGACCGTGGAGAACCTCGACGGCGAGACCGGCTACCTGGCCCGCCGCGACTCCAACCGGCTGCCCCCGATCACCCTGGACGCCGAGGAGGCCGCCGCCCTCGGCCTCGCCGCCAAGGTCTGGCAGCAGGCCCGGCTCGCCGGCGCCGCCAGCGGCGCCCTGCAGAAGCTGCGGGCCGCCGGAATGCCGGAGGCGGAGGACGCGTACGACGCGCACGCCAGCGCCCTGGAGCCGCGCATCCCGGTCCACGAGGCCGCGTTCGAGCCGCTGATGCTGGCCTGCCGCGACCGCCGGCCGGTCGTCTTCGACTACCGCAAGGCCACCGCCGCCCGCCCCGAGACCCGGCACGTCGAGCCGTGGACCCTGGAGTGCTGGCGCGGCCACTGGTACCTGGCGGGCTGGGACCGCGACCGCGGCGCCGAGCGGGTCTTCCGGCTCTCCCGTATCACCGGCAAGGTCCGCTCCCGGGCCGGCGCCTTCACCGCGCCCGTGCCCGATGTCGTCACCGTCCGCGAGACCGTGGAGAGCTGGGCGGGGGAGACCGCCACCCGCTCCGCGCGGATCCGGCTGCGGGCCGGCTGCGGCTATCCGCTGCGGTCCCGGGCGCTGTCCGTGACCGAGGGCGCCGACGGCTGGGACGAGCTGGAGATCCCGTACGGGCACGGCCTCGACGCCTGGCTCGTCGAGTTCGGGCCCGACGCGGTCGTCCTGGAGCCCGCGGATCTGCGGGCCGACGTGGTGGACCGGCTGCGCGCCGTCGCCAAGGGCTGA
- a CDS encoding YafY family protein, producing the protein MAANAIDQTRRMLSLVTYLRERPGAHVADVARAFGITEDELISDLDVLPMCGTSFRGGDLLDIDTDGDRIWWHNPDDVAAPLRLAADEATALLVAARAVATLPGLRESDREALLRATAKLEAAAGEAAGASSRLSVTFESEGGVFAEVDRAISERRRVWLRYYSPARDELTEREVDPIRLFAVGHTYMEAWCRLSEARRTFRLDRVAEIRILDDHAAPPEIELRDLSEGLVQPSAEDPEVVVEVGPGGRWVAEYYPHDRAEELPDGGLRITLRTPAPASLRRLALRLGSDGRIVAPQELADSAREAAAAALAAYES; encoded by the coding sequence GTGGCCGCCAACGCCATCGACCAGACGAGGCGCATGCTCTCCCTCGTCACGTATCTCCGGGAGCGCCCCGGGGCGCACGTCGCCGACGTCGCCCGGGCCTTCGGGATCACCGAGGACGAGCTGATCTCGGACCTCGACGTGCTGCCCATGTGCGGCACCAGCTTCCGGGGCGGCGACCTCCTGGACATCGACACCGACGGGGACCGCATCTGGTGGCACAACCCCGACGACGTCGCCGCGCCGCTGCGGCTGGCCGCCGACGAGGCCACCGCCCTGCTGGTGGCGGCGCGCGCGGTGGCCACCCTGCCGGGGCTGCGCGAGAGCGACCGTGAGGCGCTGCTCCGTGCCACCGCCAAGCTGGAGGCGGCGGCCGGCGAGGCGGCCGGGGCCAGCTCGCGGCTCTCGGTGACCTTCGAGTCCGAGGGCGGTGTCTTCGCCGAGGTCGACCGGGCCATCTCCGAGCGCAGGCGCGTGTGGCTGCGCTACTACTCGCCCGCGCGCGACGAGCTCACCGAGCGCGAGGTGGACCCGATCCGGCTCTTCGCCGTCGGCCACACGTACATGGAGGCGTGGTGCCGGCTCTCCGAGGCGCGCCGCACCTTCCGGCTCGACCGGGTCGCCGAGATCCGGATTCTGGACGACCACGCCGCGCCGCCGGAGATCGAGCTGCGGGACCTGTCGGAGGGGCTTGTGCAGCCGTCCGCCGAGGACCCGGAGGTCGTGGTCGAGGTCGGGCCGGGCGGTCGGTGGGTCGCCGAGTACTACCCGCACGACCGGGCCGAGGAGCTGCCGGACGGCGGGTTGCGGATCACGCTGCGCACCCCGGCGCCCGCCTCGCTGCGGAGGCTCGCGCTGCGGCTCGGCAGCGACGGTCGGATCGTCGCTCCGCAGGAGCTCGCGGACAGTGCCCGGGAGGCCGCCGCGGCCGCCCTGGCCGCCTACGAGAGCTGA
- a CDS encoding LacI family DNA-binding transcriptional regulator codes for MHTPEQPAATRPTSRDVARAAGVSQATVSLVLGDKWRGRVSEPTAAAVREAAAALGYRPNLAARNLRLGRTRTALLVVPALTNEFFARVYTGAATVAARHGFGVVLYPSPDGVGPARDPFASARAALDGVIASSMATDALKAFGSTDLPLVMLDSDPAGGGAAAHVNLDIADGMRQAARHLLALGHRRFLHLASAVPSWTFDVRAAALADALTGASVTPVRAPLDVQGARRAVERALSGPGPRPTAIVCDDDILAAGACKAARRLGLRVPEDLSVTGFDDLALATAVEPELTTVSLPAERIGERGMAALLAVLDGREPERGDLPVTLTVRGSTGPAPAA; via the coding sequence GTGCACACGCCGGAACAGCCCGCCGCCACTCGGCCCACCAGCCGGGACGTCGCCCGGGCGGCCGGGGTCTCCCAGGCCACCGTCTCCCTGGTGCTCGGCGACAAATGGCGCGGCCGGGTCTCCGAGCCCACCGCCGCCGCCGTCCGCGAGGCCGCCGCCGCACTCGGCTACCGCCCCAACCTCGCCGCCCGCAACCTGCGCCTCGGCCGCACCCGGACCGCGCTCCTCGTCGTCCCCGCGCTCACCAACGAGTTCTTCGCCCGCGTCTACACCGGCGCCGCCACCGTGGCCGCCCGGCACGGCTTCGGCGTGGTGCTCTACCCCTCCCCCGACGGCGTCGGCCCGGCCCGCGACCCCTTCGCCTCCGCCCGCGCCGCCCTCGACGGGGTCATCGCCTCCTCCATGGCCACCGACGCCCTCAAGGCCTTCGGCTCCACCGACCTGCCCCTCGTCATGCTGGACAGCGACCCCGCCGGCGGCGGCGCCGCGGCCCACGTCAACCTCGACATCGCCGACGGCATGCGCCAGGCCGCCCGCCACCTCCTCGCCCTCGGCCACCGGCGCTTCCTGCACCTGGCCTCGGCCGTGCCCTCCTGGACCTTCGACGTCCGCGCCGCCGCCCTCGCCGACGCGCTTACCGGCGCCTCGGTGACGCCGGTACGGGCGCCCCTGGACGTCCAGGGAGCCCGCAGAGCCGTCGAGCGCGCCCTCTCCGGCCCCGGGCCCCGCCCCACCGCGATCGTCTGCGACGACGACATCCTGGCCGCCGGAGCCTGCAAGGCCGCCCGGCGGCTCGGCCTGCGGGTGCCCGAGGACCTCTCCGTGACCGGCTTCGACGACCTCGCCCTCGCCACCGCCGTCGAACCCGAGCTGACCACGGTCTCGCTGCCCGCCGAGCGCATCGGCGAACGCGGCATGGCCGCCCTGCTCGCCGTCCTGGACGGCCGCGAGCCGGAGCGCGGCGACCTCCCGGTCACTCTCACCGTGCGCGGCTCCACCGGGCCCGCACCGGCCGCCTGA
- the prcB gene encoding proteasome subunit beta, which produces MEPNTRSTGRLPAAFLTPGSSSFMDFLADHSPEMLPGNRKLPEGIVEAPHGTTIVAATFPGGVVLAGDRRATMGNMIAQRDIEKVFPADEYSAVGIAGTAGLAVEMVKLFQLELEHFEKVEGATLSLEGKANRLSTMIRSNLGMAMQGLAVVPLFAGWDEGKEKGRIFSYDVTGGRSEEHGYAATGSGSIFARGSMKKLYRDDLTEQQATTLVVQALYDAADDDSATGGPDLARRIFPIVTVITDEGFRRLTEAESSELARSITERRLEQPDGPRAALL; this is translated from the coding sequence GTGGAACCCAACACTCGTAGCACAGGGCGTCTGCCGGCGGCCTTCCTGACGCCGGGCTCGTCCTCCTTCATGGACTTCCTGGCCGACCACTCGCCGGAGATGCTCCCGGGCAACCGGAAGCTGCCGGAGGGGATCGTCGAGGCGCCGCACGGTACGACCATCGTCGCCGCCACGTTCCCCGGGGGCGTGGTGCTCGCGGGTGACCGGCGGGCGACCATGGGGAACATGATCGCGCAGCGGGACATCGAGAAGGTGTTCCCGGCCGACGAGTACTCCGCGGTCGGCATCGCCGGCACCGCCGGCCTGGCCGTGGAGATGGTGAAGCTGTTCCAGCTGGAGCTGGAGCACTTCGAGAAGGTGGAGGGCGCGACGCTCTCCCTGGAGGGCAAGGCGAACCGCCTGTCCACGATGATCCGCAGCAACCTCGGCATGGCCATGCAGGGCCTCGCCGTCGTCCCGCTCTTCGCCGGCTGGGACGAGGGCAAGGAGAAGGGCCGGATCTTCTCCTACGACGTCACCGGTGGCCGCTCCGAGGAGCACGGCTACGCCGCCACCGGCTCGGGCTCGATCTTCGCGCGCGGGTCGATGAAGAAGCTCTACCGGGACGACCTGACCGAGCAGCAGGCCACCACCCTCGTCGTCCAGGCGCTGTACGACGCGGCGGACGACGACTCGGCGACCGGCGGCCCGGACCTGGCCCGCAGGATCTTCCCGATCGTCACCGTCATCACCGACGAGGGCTTCCGCAGGCTCACGGAGGCGGAGTCCTCCGAGCTGGCCCGGTCGATCACCGAGCGGCGTCTGGAGCAGCCCGACGGGCCGCGCGCCGCCCTGCTCTGA
- the tatC gene encoding twin-arginine translocase subunit TatC — translation MPLVEHLRELRNRMAKGLLAIAAVTVVALAYSEQLMVFLTKSVPKCGPGVTSDGGNCAIVSFNTLMAPFSTTIQLSLTAGLVVASPVWLYQLWAFVAPGLHKHEKKYTYAFVGAAVPLFAAGAYLAYLILPISVKVLISLTPEGSANILSLSDVLDFTLRMVLVFGLAFELPLVLVMLNLTGVLSGKRMARWWRGVIMGVFVFGAVITPTTDPVGMLALAGPITLLYLAAVGFSLLNDKRRQRNNPDAELDDDEASSLDLTPEAVGEVESVGSARALPEQATGESDGARSHRLNGYDDIT, via the coding sequence ATGCCCCTCGTGGAGCACCTGCGTGAGCTCCGCAACCGCATGGCGAAGGGCCTGCTGGCCATCGCCGCGGTGACCGTCGTCGCCCTCGCGTACAGCGAGCAGCTGATGGTGTTCCTGACGAAGTCGGTGCCCAAGTGCGGGCCCGGCGTCACCAGCGACGGCGGCAACTGCGCGATCGTCTCCTTCAACACGCTGATGGCGCCCTTCAGCACGACCATCCAGCTCTCCCTGACGGCGGGCCTCGTCGTCGCGAGCCCGGTCTGGCTCTATCAGCTCTGGGCCTTCGTCGCGCCCGGCCTGCACAAGCACGAGAAGAAGTACACGTACGCCTTCGTCGGCGCCGCGGTCCCGCTCTTCGCGGCCGGCGCCTACCTCGCGTACCTCATCCTCCCCATCAGCGTGAAGGTGCTCATCAGCCTCACGCCCGAGGGCTCGGCCAACATTCTGTCGCTGTCCGACGTCCTCGACTTCACCCTGCGCATGGTGCTGGTCTTCGGCCTCGCCTTCGAGCTGCCGCTCGTGCTGGTCATGCTCAACCTCACCGGAGTGCTGAGCGGCAAGCGCATGGCCCGCTGGTGGCGCGGTGTGATCATGGGCGTCTTCGTCTTCGGCGCCGTCATCACCCCGACCACCGACCCGGTCGGCATGCTCGCCCTCGCCGGGCCGATCACGCTGCTCTACCTCGCGGCCGTCGGCTTCTCGCTGCTCAACGACAAGCGCCGGCAGCGCAACAACCCCGACGCCGAGCTCGACGACGACGAGGCGTCCAGCCTCGACCTCACCCCCGAGGCCGTCGGCGAGGTCGAGAGCGTCGGCTCC
- the prcA gene encoding proteasome subunit alpha: MSTPFYVSPQQAMADRAEYARKGIARGRSLVVLQYADGIVFVGENPSRALHKFSEIYDRIGFAAAGKYNEYENLRIGGVRYADLRGYTYDRDDVTARGLANVYAQTLGTIFSSAGEKPYEVELVVAEVGGEPEGDQIYRLPHDGSIVDEHGSVAVGGNAEQISSFLDQRHRDGMSLAEALKLAVQALSRDTNGGEREIPAERLEVAVLDRTRPQQRKFKRIVGRQLKRLLEADDAAVAKTDDPSDEAEEATEE, encoded by the coding sequence GTGTCCACGCCGTTCTATGTCTCACCTCAGCAGGCCATGGCCGACCGGGCCGAGTACGCCCGCAAGGGCATCGCCCGCGGCCGCAGCCTCGTCGTCCTCCAGTACGCCGACGGCATCGTCTTCGTCGGCGAGAACCCGTCCCGCGCGCTGCACAAGTTCAGCGAGATCTACGACCGGATCGGCTTCGCCGCCGCCGGCAAGTACAACGAGTACGAGAACCTGCGGATCGGCGGCGTGCGCTACGCCGATCTGCGCGGCTACACCTACGACCGGGACGACGTCACCGCCCGCGGTCTGGCCAACGTCTACGCGCAGACGCTCGGCACCATCTTCTCCAGTGCGGGGGAGAAGCCCTACGAGGTGGAGCTGGTCGTCGCCGAGGTCGGCGGGGAGCCGGAGGGCGACCAGATCTACCGGCTGCCGCACGACGGCTCGATCGTCGACGAGCACGGCTCGGTGGCGGTCGGCGGCAACGCGGAGCAGATCAGCTCCTTCCTGGACCAGCGGCACCGGGACGGGATGTCGCTCGCGGAGGCCCTGAAGCTGGCCGTGCAGGCGCTGTCCCGGGACACCAACGGCGGTGAGCGGGAGATCCCCGCGGAGCGCCTGGAGGTGGCGGTCCTGGACCGCACCCGCCCGCAGCAGCGCAAGTTCAAGCGGATCGTCGGCCGGCAGCTGAAGCGCCTTCTGGAGGCGGACGACGCGGCCGTGGCCAAGACGGACGACCCGTCCGACGAGGCCGAGGAGGCCACGGAGGAGTAG
- a CDS encoding MFS transporter, whose product MAGAAPANGGYLDILRAPHAARLLVGTLVGRLPNGTGPVAITVFTRAEGGSYSLAGGLIAAYGLATAVGQPLLGRAVDLKGQPRVQLPAAVISALGMAALAVTGIGNLLLAYAAVLVAGLFTPPLEGGLRALWPSVLGREDRVHRAYALDAVAQEVMFTVGPLLLTLLVALWSPAAALLVINLLGVLGALSVVVSKPSRAWRSAPREAHWLGALRSPGLLALLGSFFFVGLALGSITVAAVAYADDRGDEAVYGWLMAALGLGALVGGIAYGARQWAGAPERRLRVLVLLLALGYLPLLLVPGPVAMTALAALAGVFLAPAIACAFIVVDRHAPAGTVTEAFSWLVTTFGVGAALGSAVSGPAVELFGTPAGFAVAGIGGFVAFLVLLATGRVLGEESAPRPRHAVSGAAQGPGPGGAGAENNPHSSENDRNGAAEPGFSSGLQA is encoded by the coding sequence ATGGCCGGCGCTGCCCCGGCGAACGGCGGCTATCTCGACATCCTGCGCGCGCCCCACGCCGCGCGGCTGCTCGTCGGCACCCTCGTCGGCCGCCTCCCCAACGGCACCGGCCCGGTCGCCATCACCGTCTTCACCCGCGCCGAGGGCGGCAGCTACAGCCTGGCGGGCGGCCTCATCGCCGCCTACGGCCTCGCCACCGCCGTCGGCCAGCCGCTCCTCGGCCGCGCCGTCGACCTCAAGGGGCAGCCGCGCGTGCAGCTGCCCGCCGCCGTGATCTCCGCCCTGGGCATGGCCGCCCTCGCCGTCACCGGCATCGGCAACCTCCTCCTCGCGTACGCCGCCGTCCTGGTCGCCGGACTCTTCACCCCGCCCCTCGAAGGCGGGCTGCGCGCCCTGTGGCCGAGCGTGCTCGGCCGTGAGGACCGGGTGCACCGCGCGTACGCCCTGGACGCCGTCGCCCAGGAGGTGATGTTCACCGTCGGGCCGCTGCTGCTCACGCTGCTCGTCGCGCTGTGGTCGCCCGCTGCCGCGCTGCTCGTGATCAACCTGCTCGGGGTCCTCGGCGCCCTGTCCGTGGTGGTCTCCAAGCCCTCCCGGGCCTGGCGCTCGGCGCCCCGCGAGGCGCACTGGCTGGGCGCCCTGCGCTCGCCGGGACTCCTCGCGCTGCTCGGCTCGTTCTTCTTCGTCGGCCTCGCCCTCGGCTCCATCACCGTGGCCGCCGTCGCCTACGCCGACGACCGCGGTGACGAGGCCGTGTACGGCTGGCTGATGGCCGCCCTCGGTCTCGGCGCCCTGGTCGGCGGCATCGCCTACGGCGCCCGCCAGTGGGCCGGTGCGCCCGAGCGGCGGCTGCGGGTCCTGGTGCTGCTGCTCGCCCTGGGCTACCTGCCGCTGCTCCTCGTGCCCGGCCCGGTCGCCATGACCGCGCTCGCCGCGCTCGCCGGCGTCTTCCTGGCGCCAGCCATCGCCTGTGCCTTCATCGTGGTCGACCGGCACGCCCCGGCCGGCACCGTCACCGAGGCCTTCTCCTGGCTCGTCACCACCTTCGGCGTCGGCGCCGCCCTCGGCTCCGCCGTCTCCGGACCCGCCGTCGAACTCTTCGGGACCCCGGCCGGTTTCGCGGTGGCCGGCATCGGCGGCTTCGTCGCCTTCCTGGTCCTCCTGGCCACCGGCCGGGTGCTGGGCGAGGAGTCCGCGCCGCGCCCGCGACACGCCGTCAGCGGGGCCGCCCAGGGCCCCGGCCCCGGCGGCGCCGGGGCCGAAAACAACCCGCACTCATCGGAAAATGATCGAAACGGGGCGGCCGAACCCGGTTTCAGCTCAGGGCTTCAGGCGTAA